In Streptomyces sp. NBC_00448, the following are encoded in one genomic region:
- a CDS encoding MerR family transcriptional regulator yields the protein MDLLTIGAFAKAARLSPKALRLYDDLGLLPPARVDPDTGYRFYAPEQLERARLVAWLRRLGMPLARIQRVCACATDAAAAQEIRGYWAQVEAETAARRDLTGFLLAHLDRAPDARAAGRQAPDAQAHDAQAPDAQAHGPRTPGPSEGNAPMPDATLTLRYSARSDTGLVRPGNQDAVYAGDRLLAVADGFGPAGAPASAAAIEALADLDTGAPLPPGNLLNVLQDAVEAAARAVGTAAPAPVPASAPPAPGTAPVGTTLTAMLWTGTHLALVHIGDSRAYLLRDGELFRITHDHTLVQSMIDDGRLTEAEAASHPDRSLLLRALLSDGPPPTADLKLHAPRRGDRYLLCSDGLPAVAGPADIRRVLVDEAEPDEATHALIALANGAGGPDNVSCVVADVVAPATR from the coding sequence ATGGACCTGCTGACCATCGGCGCCTTCGCGAAGGCGGCCCGGCTCTCGCCGAAGGCGCTGCGGCTGTACGACGACCTCGGCCTGCTCCCCCCGGCCCGGGTGGACCCGGACACCGGCTACCGCTTCTACGCCCCCGAACAGCTCGAACGGGCGCGACTGGTGGCGTGGCTGCGCCGGCTGGGCATGCCGCTGGCCCGCATCCAGCGGGTGTGCGCGTGCGCCACCGACGCGGCCGCCGCCCAGGAGATACGCGGGTACTGGGCGCAGGTGGAGGCGGAGACCGCCGCGCGGCGGGACCTCACCGGCTTCCTGCTCGCCCACCTCGACCGCGCGCCGGACGCCCGAGCAGCCGGCCGCCAAGCGCCCGACGCCCAAGCGCACGATGCCCAAGCGCCCGATGCCCAAGCGCACGGCCCCCGAACACCTGGCCCTTCAGAAGGGAACGCACCCATGCCCGACGCCACTCTGACGTTGCGCTACTCCGCCCGCTCCGACACCGGCCTGGTCCGGCCGGGCAACCAGGACGCGGTGTACGCGGGCGACCGCCTGCTCGCGGTCGCCGACGGCTTCGGGCCGGCCGGCGCCCCGGCCAGCGCGGCCGCGATCGAGGCGCTCGCCGACCTGGACACGGGCGCACCGCTCCCGCCGGGCAACCTGCTCAACGTCCTCCAGGACGCGGTGGAGGCAGCGGCCCGCGCGGTCGGGACCGCGGCACCCGCACCCGTACCGGCATCCGCACCACCCGCACCCGGCACGGCCCCCGTCGGCACCACGCTCACCGCCATGCTGTGGACCGGAACCCACCTCGCCCTGGTGCACATCGGCGACAGCCGGGCGTACCTGCTGCGCGACGGCGAGCTGTTCCGGATCACCCACGACCACACGCTCGTGCAGTCCATGATCGACGACGGCCGGCTCACCGAGGCCGAGGCGGCCTCCCACCCGGACCGGTCCCTGCTGCTGCGGGCCCTGCTGTCCGACGGCCCGCCGCCCACCGCCGACCTGAAGCTGCACGCACCGCGGCGCGGCGACCGCTACCTGCTGTGCTCCGACGGGCTGCCGGCGGTCGCCGGGCCGGCCGACATCCGCCGGGTGCTGGTGGACGAGGCCGAACCCGACGAGGCCACCCACGCGTTGATCGCTCTCGCGAACGGCGCGGGCGGCCCCGACAACGTGAGCTGCGTGGTGGCGGACGTGGTCGCCCCCGCCACGCGGTAA
- a CDS encoding NlpC/P60 family protein translates to MASHSRRSRHRRGPVPAVRTADRVTDRATDRTAARPPLVSRATARAALSLALVSAASVSLLGESAQADPGPAAGATTTSGADGAKEADGANGANGPAGSVTAVKARVDALYQQAEAATQQYDGARQKAATARAAVTDLQDELARKTARLNTTRDRLGSIATAQYRSGTLDPALQLALSSSPETYLAQVGALDRMGDRQAATLAQLAGQRREIEQTRAEANGKLATLKAAQGQLADRKRTVQTALHQAQVLLDSLTPTQRATVDGSDGGADANRSGAPGSGTTTRGTSRPPLDAAPAPSARAAQAVAFAYRAIGLPYVWGATGPGSYDCSGLTQAAWRAAGVSLPRTTYTQINAGTRVSESELRPGDLVFFYSGVSHVGLYIGHGEMIHAPHPGAPIRIAPISEMPFAGATRPA, encoded by the coding sequence ATGGCCTCGCACAGTCGCCGGAGTCGCCACCGCCGCGGCCCGGTCCCCGCCGTCCGCACCGCTGACCGCGTCACGGACCGCGCCACTGACCGCACCGCCGCCCGGCCACCGCTCGTCTCACGGGCGACCGCCCGCGCCGCGCTGTCGCTGGCGCTGGTCTCGGCCGCGTCCGTCAGCCTGCTCGGCGAGAGCGCGCAGGCCGACCCGGGCCCGGCCGCCGGCGCCACGACGACGTCCGGAGCGGACGGCGCGAAGGAAGCCGACGGCGCGAACGGAGCGAACGGCCCGGCCGGTTCCGTCACGGCGGTCAAGGCACGGGTCGACGCGCTCTACCAGCAGGCGGAGGCGGCGACACAGCAGTACGACGGCGCGCGGCAGAAGGCCGCCACCGCCCGCGCGGCGGTCACCGACCTCCAGGACGAGCTGGCCCGCAAGACCGCGCGGCTCAACACGACCCGCGACCGGCTGGGTTCGATCGCGACCGCGCAGTACCGCTCCGGCACGCTGGACCCCGCGCTGCAACTCGCGCTCAGCTCCTCGCCCGAGACGTACCTCGCCCAGGTCGGCGCGCTGGACCGGATGGGCGACCGGCAGGCCGCCACGCTCGCCCAACTGGCCGGGCAGCGACGGGAGATCGAGCAGACCCGCGCCGAGGCGAACGGCAAGCTCGCCACTCTCAAGGCCGCGCAGGGCCAACTCGCCGACCGCAAGCGGACCGTGCAGACCGCGCTGCACCAGGCGCAGGTGCTGCTGGACTCCCTCACGCCGACCCAGCGCGCCACCGTCGACGGCTCCGACGGCGGCGCGGACGCGAACCGCTCCGGCGCCCCCGGCTCCGGCACCACCACCCGCGGCACCTCCCGGCCGCCGCTCGACGCCGCGCCCGCACCCTCCGCGCGCGCCGCCCAGGCCGTCGCGTTCGCCTACCGCGCCATCGGGCTGCCCTACGTCTGGGGCGCGACCGGGCCCGGCTCGTACGACTGCTCCGGCCTCACCCAGGCCGCGTGGAGGGCCGCGGGCGTCTCCCTGCCGCGCACCACCTACACCCAGATCAACGCCGGCACCCGCGTGTCCGAGTCCGAACTGCGCCCGGGCGACCTGGTCTTCTTCTACTCCGGCGTCTCCCATGTCGGCCTCTACATCGGCCACGGCGAGATGATCCACGCCCCGCACCCGGGCGCCCCGATCCGGATCGCCCCCATCTCCGAGATGCCCTTCGCCGGCGCCACCCGCCCCGCGTGA
- a CDS encoding response regulator transcription factor: protein MTTPTGDERRVRVVLVDDHRMFRTGVQAEIGVTAETGVEVVGEAADVDQAVTVVNATRPEVVLLDVHLPGGGGVEVLRRCAALSADPDRPVRFLALSVSDAAEDVIGVIRGGARGYVTKTITGPDLVDSIFRVRDGDAVFSPRLAGFVLDAFASTDAPPVDEDLDRLTQREREVLRLIARGYAYKEIAKQLFISVKTVESHVSAVLRKLQLSNRHELTRWATARRLV from the coding sequence ATGACTACGCCCACGGGAGACGAACGACGGGTCCGGGTGGTCCTCGTCGACGACCACCGCATGTTCCGCACCGGGGTGCAGGCGGAGATCGGCGTCACCGCGGAGACCGGGGTCGAGGTGGTCGGCGAGGCGGCCGACGTGGACCAGGCGGTCACCGTCGTCAACGCGACCCGGCCGGAGGTGGTGCTGCTCGACGTCCACCTGCCCGGCGGCGGCGGGGTGGAGGTGCTGCGGCGGTGCGCGGCGCTCAGCGCGGACCCGGACCGGCCGGTGCGCTTCCTCGCGCTGTCGGTGTCCGACGCGGCCGAGGACGTGATCGGCGTCATCCGCGGCGGCGCGCGCGGCTACGTCACCAAGACCATCACCGGGCCCGACCTGGTCGACTCGATCTTCCGGGTGCGCGACGGCGACGCGGTCTTCTCGCCCCGGCTGGCCGGCTTCGTGCTCGACGCCTTCGCCTCCACCGACGCCCCGCCCGTCGACGAGGACCTCGACCGGCTCACCCAGCGCGAGCGCGAGGTGCTGCGGCTGATCGCCCGCGGCTACGCCTACAAGGAGATCGCGAAGCAGCTGTTCATCTCGGTGAAGACCGTCGAGTCGCATGTCTCCGCGGTGCTGCGCAAGCTCCAGCTCTCCAACCGGCACGAGTTGACGCGCTGGGCGACCGCCCGGCGGCTGGTCTGA
- a CDS encoding class I SAM-dependent methyltransferase, which produces MVQVYEDRRLAGSYHAGNDMPDASLRAWAGVIAECAPVPAPRVLEVGAGTGMFAAALARWTDARLVVGVEPSPAMLAEAHRLHPAAHRPDRLHFAAGRAEAVPLRPRSVDLALLSRVIHHLPDRRACARELARVLRPGGVVVVRTTFRERLDAVVYTYWPRLLDVDRIRFPAEADVRADFAAHGFDVVRISSHAEPVAAGLRAYHQRLATRPQSKFTHLTEAEFATGLARLAADAKAEAEAEAGAGADAEPLVRPRPVSERYDVAVFRLR; this is translated from the coding sequence ATGGTTCAGGTGTACGAGGACCGGCGGCTCGCCGGCTCCTACCACGCGGGAAACGACATGCCGGACGCCTCGCTCCGCGCCTGGGCCGGAGTGATCGCGGAGTGCGCTCCCGTCCCGGCGCCGCGCGTGCTGGAAGTGGGCGCCGGCACCGGCATGTTCGCGGCGGCGCTGGCCCGGTGGACGGACGCGCGCCTCGTGGTGGGCGTCGAGCCGTCGCCCGCGATGCTCGCCGAAGCGCATCGGCTGCACCCGGCCGCGCACCGCCCGGACCGGCTGCACTTCGCGGCGGGCCGCGCCGAGGCGGTGCCGCTCCGCCCGCGCTCGGTCGACCTCGCCCTGCTCTCGCGGGTGATCCACCACCTGCCCGACCGCCGCGCCTGCGCGCGGGAGTTGGCGCGGGTGCTGCGTCCCGGCGGGGTGGTGGTCGTCCGGACCACCTTCCGCGAGCGGCTGGACGCCGTCGTCTACACCTACTGGCCGCGGCTGCTCGACGTCGACCGCATCCGTTTCCCCGCGGAGGCGGACGTCCGCGCGGACTTCGCGGCGCACGGGTTCGACGTCGTACGGATCAGCTCGCACGCCGAGCCGGTCGCCGCCGGCCTGCGGGCGTACCACCAACGGCTGGCGACGCGCCCGCAGTCGAAGTTCACCCACCTCACCGAGGCCGAATTCGCCACGGGGCTGGCCCGGTTGGCCGCTGACGCGAAAGCAGAAGCCGAAGCAGAAGCCGGAGCCGGAGCGGACGCCGAGCCGCTCGTACGGCCGCGCCCCGTGTCGGAGCGCTACGACGTGGCGGTGTTCCGGCTCCGTTAG
- a CDS encoding HAD family hydrolase: protein MTTACLILDIGGVLELTPRTGWDAAWERRLGLPAGAVDQRLEEVWTAGGSGAMTEPETRAAVSAELGLDPARTDAFFADLWTEYLGTPNTELIAYIRELRGRCTLGILSNSFVGAREREEERYGFAALVGGADAVVYSHEIGWSKPDPRAFTLTCERLGARPADCLFVDDLAANVEAAEALGMSAVLHTDNATTLERIASHVAAAA from the coding sequence ATGACCACTGCGTGCCTGATCCTCGACATCGGCGGGGTGCTGGAACTGACCCCGCGCACCGGCTGGGACGCCGCCTGGGAGCGGCGGCTGGGGCTGCCGGCCGGCGCGGTGGACCAGCGGCTGGAGGAGGTGTGGACGGCGGGCGGGTCCGGCGCCATGACCGAGCCGGAGACCCGGGCCGCGGTCAGCGCCGAGCTGGGCCTCGACCCGGCCAGGACCGACGCGTTCTTCGCCGACCTGTGGACGGAGTACCTGGGCACGCCGAACACCGAACTGATCGCGTACATAAGGGAGTTGCGGGGCCGCTGCACCCTGGGCATCCTCAGCAACAGCTTCGTCGGCGCCCGGGAGCGCGAGGAGGAGCGGTACGGCTTCGCGGCGCTGGTGGGCGGCGCGGACGCGGTGGTCTACTCGCACGAGATCGGGTGGTCCAAGCCCGATCCGCGCGCCTTCACGCTGACCTGCGAGCGGCTGGGGGCGCGCCCGGCGGACTGCCTGTTCGTGGACGACCTGGCGGCGAACGTCGAGGCGGCCGAGGCGCTCGGCATGTCCGCGGTGCTGCACACGGACAACGCGACGACGCTGGAGCGGATCGCCTCCCACGTCGCGGCCGCGGCCTGA
- a CDS encoding C40 family peptidase, translating to MASHRKPRTPILASTGTRAAVGITTAALASVTLMSETANAAPAKPSIAEVKKQVDSLNEQAEVATQKYDQAQEDTAAQRTKTNQLLAQVADKTQQMNESRRVLGQFAAEQYRTGGFGATTQLLFSDDPESFLSQNHLLDRMTATQEQALKTFKIQQEQASVQRAQATASLKKLTGSQSTLATQKKNLQTKLAAAQKLLNSLNAEQKKKLAAMQPKTSTSSSSSSSSSGSSSTYKYNGPASGRAAAAIQFALAQRGKPYYRGATGPDSYDCSGLTQAAYKAAGITIGRTTWDQVKDGTAVSKADLRPGDLVFFYSGISHVGIYIGNGNIVHAPHTGATVEVAPMDWMPFAAARRIA from the coding sequence TTGGCGTCGCATCGCAAGCCGCGTACCCCGATACTCGCGTCGACCGGCACACGGGCCGCCGTCGGTATCACCACCGCGGCCCTGGCCTCGGTCACCTTGATGAGCGAGACCGCGAACGCGGCGCCCGCGAAGCCCTCCATCGCCGAGGTCAAGAAGCAGGTCGACTCGCTGAACGAGCAGGCCGAGGTCGCCACGCAGAAGTACGACCAGGCCCAGGAGGACACGGCGGCGCAGCGCACCAAGACCAACCAGCTGCTCGCCCAGGTCGCCGACAAGACCCAGCAGATGAACGAGTCCCGGCGGGTGCTGGGGCAGTTCGCCGCCGAGCAGTACCGCACCGGCGGTTTCGGCGCCACCACGCAGCTGCTCTTCTCGGACGACCCGGAGAGCTTCCTCTCGCAGAACCACCTGCTGGACCGGATGACCGCCACGCAGGAGCAGGCGCTCAAGACGTTCAAGATCCAGCAGGAGCAGGCGTCGGTCCAGCGGGCCCAGGCCACCGCGAGCCTCAAGAAGCTGACCGGTTCGCAGAGCACGCTCGCCACGCAGAAGAAGAACCTGCAGACGAAGCTCGCCGCCGCGCAGAAGCTGCTCAACAGCCTCAACGCGGAGCAGAAGAAGAAGCTCGCCGCGATGCAGCCCAAGACGTCGACCTCTTCGTCGTCCTCGTCCTCGTCGTCCGGCTCCAGCTCGACCTACAAGTACAACGGGCCCGCGTCCGGCCGCGCCGCCGCCGCGATCCAGTTCGCGCTCGCCCAGCGCGGCAAGCCGTACTACCGCGGCGCCACCGGCCCGGACTCGTACGACTGCTCGGGGCTGACCCAGGCCGCCTACAAGGCCGCCGGGATCACCATCGGGCGCACCACCTGGGACCAGGTCAAGGACGGCACCGCGGTCTCCAAGGCCGATCTGCGCCCGGGCGACCTGGTGTTCTTCTACTCCGGCATCAGCCACGTCGGGATCTACATCGGCAACGGCAACATCGTGCACGCCCCGCACACGGGCGCGACGGTCGAGGTCGCCCCGATGGACTGGATGCCGTTCGCGGCGGCCCGCCGCATCGCGTAA
- a CDS encoding transglutaminase-like domain-containing protein: MTADRLAPEEAAFYASQSSFSDPGELVGWYADLPRNVGELARVVRDVMVHRVEGGQFGVPIAEDRMRDDAETRYVDDILRLVVNRNGAPLVERRDFADRFVGICRDFTLLHVSLLRHVGIPARLRSGFADYFGDDGFHFDHVVTEYWDDQRGWLLADAQIVDPERYSMPFDPTDVPRDRFLVAAKAWQLIRAGEADPKSFGLHLPEGPMVGEWFVAGNVRLDLAALNKVETLLWDVWGTGAESDDEMSDEIRDLYDTAARVTGDEVPFAEARALFADHDGLRTPSTVLSLSSFNGPSRVTLR, from the coding sequence ATGACCGCAGACCGCCTCGCCCCAGAGGAAGCCGCCTTCTACGCCTCGCAGAGCAGCTTCTCCGACCCCGGCGAGCTGGTCGGCTGGTACGCCGACCTCCCCAGGAACGTCGGCGAACTCGCCCGGGTGGTGCGGGACGTGATGGTCCACCGGGTCGAGGGCGGCCAGTTCGGGGTGCCGATCGCCGAGGACCGGATGCGCGACGACGCGGAGACCCGCTACGTCGACGACATCCTGCGGCTGGTGGTGAACCGCAACGGCGCGCCGCTGGTGGAGCGGCGGGACTTCGCCGACCGGTTCGTGGGGATCTGCCGCGACTTCACCCTCCTGCACGTCTCCCTGCTGCGCCACGTCGGCATCCCCGCGCGGCTGCGCTCCGGGTTCGCCGACTACTTCGGCGACGACGGGTTCCACTTCGACCACGTCGTCACCGAGTACTGGGACGACCAGCGCGGCTGGCTGCTGGCCGACGCCCAGATCGTCGACCCCGAGCGGTACTCGATGCCGTTCGACCCGACCGACGTGCCCAGGGACCGCTTCCTGGTCGCGGCCAAGGCGTGGCAGCTCATCCGCGCCGGCGAGGCGGACCCGAAGTCCTTCGGGCTCCACCTGCCGGAGGGGCCGATGGTGGGCGAGTGGTTCGTGGCCGGCAACGTCAGGCTCGACCTGGCCGCCCTCAACAAGGTCGAGACCCTGCTGTGGGACGTCTGGGGCACCGGCGCGGAGTCGGACGACGAGATGAGCGACGAGATCCGCGACCTCTACGACACCGCCGCCCGCGTCACCGGCGACGAGGTGCCCTTCGCCGAGGCCCGCGCGCTCTTCGCGGACCACGACGGGCTGCGCACCCCGTCCACCGTGCTGTCGCTGTCCTCCTTCAACGGCCCCAGCCGGGTCACCCTGCGCTGA
- a CDS encoding class I SAM-dependent methyltransferase, whose product MTGISYDRATAEQYRLAREVPRAGLAAWRAAIETAIEATAGLTPGMTVLDVGAGTGGFAAALHDWFGVHVVAVEPAEAMRALIPRVPATDGRPGIEALAGRADALPVPDGGADAAWLGSVLHHIPDLPAAARELRRALKPGAPVLIRNLFPGRADRDLRVRFFPETVAEIDGYRTVDGVCADFAAAGFVRRRLVAVPQESAPSLGHYAGLLRRDTDSKLRALSDEDFERGMARLRAADPAAPATSWMDLLVLA is encoded by the coding sequence ATGACCGGCATCTCCTACGACCGCGCCACCGCCGAGCAGTACCGGCTGGCCCGCGAGGTCCCGCGCGCCGGGCTGGCCGCGTGGCGGGCGGCGATCGAGACGGCGATCGAGGCGACGGCCGGGCTCACCCCCGGGATGACCGTGCTCGACGTCGGCGCCGGCACCGGGGGTTTCGCGGCCGCGCTGCACGACTGGTTCGGCGTCCACGTCGTGGCGGTCGAACCGGCCGAGGCGATGCGCGCGCTCATCCCGCGGGTCCCCGCGACGGACGGCCGCCCCGGCATCGAGGCCCTGGCCGGCCGGGCCGACGCGCTGCCGGTGCCGGACGGCGGCGCGGACGCGGCCTGGCTCGGCTCGGTGCTGCACCACATCCCCGATCTGCCCGCCGCCGCCCGCGAGTTGCGCCGCGCCCTGAAGCCCGGCGCGCCGGTGCTGATCCGCAACCTCTTCCCCGGCCGGGCCGACCGCGACCTGCGGGTCCGCTTCTTCCCCGAGACGGTGGCGGAGATCGACGGCTACCGGACGGTGGACGGCGTCTGCGCCGACTTCGCGGCCGCCGGGTTCGTACGGCGCCGACTGGTCGCCGTACCGCAGGAGAGCGCGCCGAGCCTCGGGCACTACGCCGGCCTGCTGCGCCGGGACACCGACTCGAAGCTGCGGGCGCTGAGCGACGAGGACTTCGAGCGCGGCATGGCACGGCTGCGGGCGGCCGATCCGGCGGCGCCGGCGACGAGCTGGATGGACCTGCTGGTGCTGGCCTGA